From one Halosimplex rubrum genomic stretch:
- a CDS encoding universal stress protein: MYDRILLSTDGTVASEDAETHALELAAAHNAVLHVLYVVDEDVVTAYSGDEYVDEAEGPEHGLEEHGEETLSELRRRAAETDVDVETAMQHGRPAETIVDHADDCDADLLVLGTKRRPDEYRALLGSVTDRVLRLTTRPATVVKTEVSE; encoded by the coding sequence ATGTACGACCGAATTCTCCTGTCGACCGATGGAACTGTTGCGTCTGAAGATGCTGAAACGCATGCACTCGAGCTCGCAGCCGCTCACAACGCAGTCCTCCATGTGCTCTACGTCGTTGACGAGGATGTCGTAACTGCGTACAGCGGGGACGAGTACGTCGACGAAGCCGAAGGTCCCGAACACGGTCTCGAAGAACACGGCGAGGAGACGCTTTCCGAACTCCGACGTCGAGCCGCAGAAACCGATGTCGATGTCGAGACGGCAATGCAACATGGCCGCCCCGCTGAGACCATCGTGGACCACGCAGACGACTGTGACGCCGATCTCCTCGTGCTCGGTACCAAACGCCGGCCGGACGAATATCGTGCGTTGCTCGGAAGTGTCACCGACCGCGTCCTTCGGCTGACGACGCGTCCGGCAACCGTCGTGAAAACCGAAGTCAGCGAGTAG
- a CDS encoding SHOCT domain-containing protein → MALTHATVPDAMMWGWHDGMWNDGHMAEWGSWGWGMMLFGLLWMALLVAVPLGFIYWLGTRSQSNGPAEDSALAVLQERYARGEIDDEEFDRRRARLTPDDGR, encoded by the coding sequence ATGGCGCTAACACACGCGACTGTCCCAGATGCAATGATGTGGGGCTGGCACGACGGGATGTGGAACGACGGCCACATGGCCGAATGGGGTAGCTGGGGCTGGGGGATGATGCTGTTCGGGCTCCTGTGGATGGCACTCCTCGTCGCCGTCCCCCTCGGTTTCATCTACTGGCTGGGAACGCGGTCGCAATCGAACGGCCCCGCTGAGGATAGCGCACTCGCCGTCCTCCAAGAGCGGTACGCCCGTGGCGAGATCGACGACGAGGAGTTTGACCGCCGTCGCGCCCGTCTCACACCAGATGATGGACGGTAA
- a CDS encoding DoxX family protein, producing the protein MSTLDSGMNQLESRVGGLTVGGKVHSLSAWFVLALRLMMGYAFAYSGFTKITGEFAAGGYLSNVAATNGNPLAGMFAWMGSTPWFVEFANVAVPWGELFIGLGLLVGAFVRLAAFFGALMMLMFYFGNWDMGHGFINGDFAYMLVFLAVAAFAAGRILGLDQYIENYDVGGETLVERYPALEYILG; encoded by the coding sequence ATGTCCACACTCGACTCCGGCATGAACCAGCTCGAGAGCAGAGTCGGCGGCCTGACCGTCGGCGGGAAAGTCCACAGCCTCAGCGCGTGGTTCGTGCTCGCGCTCCGGCTCATGATGGGGTACGCGTTCGCGTACTCCGGGTTCACGAAGATCACCGGCGAGTTCGCCGCCGGCGGCTACCTGTCGAACGTCGCGGCGACCAACGGCAACCCGCTCGCGGGCATGTTCGCGTGGATGGGTAGCACGCCGTGGTTCGTCGAGTTCGCGAACGTCGCCGTGCCGTGGGGCGAGCTGTTCATCGGCCTCGGCCTGCTCGTCGGCGCGTTCGTCCGCCTCGCGGCGTTCTTCGGCGCGCTCATGATGCTCATGTTCTACTTCGGGAACTGGGACATGGGCCACGGGTTCATCAACGGGGACTTCGCGTACATGCTCGTGTTCCTCGCGGTCGCCGCGTTCGCCGCGGGCCGCATCCTGGGCCTCGACCAGTACATCGAGAACTACGACGTCGGCGGCGAGACGCTCGTCGAGCGCTACCCCGCCCTCGAATACATCCTCGGCTAA
- a CDS encoding ArsR/SmtB family transcription factor, which produces MTEEADPSDIFATLDDEYARDILVATKTDRLSAKELSEECDMSRPTVSRRVTSLVEQGLLEEYTHVDPGGRHYSEYEARLERVEVLLQAEGFDVQIDVRPDPADRITSIFEEMRGD; this is translated from the coding sequence GTGACTGAGGAGGCCGACCCGTCGGACATCTTCGCGACGCTCGACGACGAGTACGCCCGCGACATCCTCGTGGCGACGAAGACTGACCGACTGTCTGCGAAGGAACTCAGCGAGGAATGCGACATGTCACGCCCGACCGTCTCGCGGCGTGTCACCAGCCTCGTCGAGCAGGGCCTCCTCGAGGAGTACACGCACGTCGATCCCGGTGGCCGGCACTACAGCGAGTACGAGGCACGCCTCGAACGCGTCGAAGTCCTCCTGCAGGCGGAGGGGTTCGATGTCCAGATCGATGTCCGGCCGGACCCCGCCGACCGGATCACGTCCATATTCGAGGAGATGCGGGGAGACTGA
- a CDS encoding DUF7521 family protein has product MEHTLFVIGKLFTTVLALVIAYQAYRGYQRHHTQLLLYVAAGFALVGLGGLLEGVLFELLQVSIFEAGFVAALVTAAGMLSILYALYAPNP; this is encoded by the coding sequence ATGGAACACACGTTATTCGTCATTGGCAAGCTGTTCACGACCGTATTGGCGCTGGTCATCGCCTACCAGGCCTATCGCGGATACCAACGGCATCACACACAGTTGCTGCTGTACGTCGCCGCTGGCTTCGCGCTGGTCGGGCTGGGCGGCCTTCTCGAAGGCGTTCTCTTCGAACTCCTCCAAGTGTCTATCTTCGAAGCGGGATTCGTCGCAGCACTCGTCACCGCCGCCGGGATGCTGTCGATCCTCTACGCTCTGTATGCCCCGAACCCCTGA
- a CDS encoding permease → MDRSDYAILTVIAVITVTIGLVTTNQSLGTFFAESARQAATTTAAMAWITWWALVLGFAIAGGVEAWVSTQQISELLEGHGPRSLGVATFFGFVSSSCSYSAIATAKNLYKKGASAAAALAAFQFASTNLVIEIGIVIWLLLGWEFLLADIIGGLLLIGLMSVGFVYVVPDKILDEARENVTDDEGITVQDPVCGMDVDPEETDYSIEHDGQTYYFCSQSCKDSFDPEAANTSIPEKATSWSGWKSLADKQWKEWAMLWDEIAIGFIFAGLIAGFIPESVWTSVFSGATFGLPVYVLWTAALGAIIGVVTFVCSVGNVPFGTVLWTRGLPFGSVLSYIFADLIVPPIMKAYDEYYGTTFAAVLSLMIFVAAVIVGFVIHFLFLSVGLIPSRAAAEAAEVSIELNYKLVLNVLATVFFLFLYWLHNQDSVGGGERSSEDHATMMN, encoded by the coding sequence ATGGACAGATCAGATTACGCGATCCTCACGGTCATCGCCGTAATCACTGTCACCATCGGCCTCGTGACGACCAACCAATCCCTCGGGACGTTCTTCGCGGAGAGCGCGCGGCAGGCCGCGACAACGACCGCCGCGATGGCGTGGATCACCTGGTGGGCGCTCGTCCTCGGGTTCGCTATCGCCGGCGGCGTTGAGGCGTGGGTATCGACCCAGCAGATCTCGGAGCTGCTCGAAGGCCACGGTCCGCGATCGCTCGGCGTCGCTACGTTCTTCGGGTTCGTCTCCTCGTCGTGTTCGTACTCAGCTATCGCTACGGCAAAGAACCTCTACAAGAAGGGAGCGTCCGCGGCGGCGGCGCTAGCAGCGTTCCAGTTCGCCTCAACGAATCTCGTCATCGAGATCGGGATCGTCATCTGGCTGCTGCTCGGCTGGGAGTTCCTGCTTGCCGACATCATCGGTGGGCTGCTCCTCATCGGCCTGATGTCGGTCGGCTTCGTCTACGTCGTTCCCGACAAGATTCTCGACGAAGCACGCGAGAATGTCACCGACGACGAGGGGATCACCGTACAGGACCCCGTCTGTGGGATGGACGTCGATCCCGAGGAGACGGACTACTCCATCGAACACGATGGCCAGACGTACTACTTCTGTTCACAGTCCTGCAAGGACTCCTTCGACCCGGAAGCGGCGAACACCTCTATCCCGGAGAAGGCGACCTCATGGTCGGGGTGGAAGTCGCTCGCGGACAAACAGTGGAAAGAATGGGCGATGTTGTGGGATGAAATCGCTATCGGGTTCATCTTCGCCGGCCTCATTGCCGGGTTCATCCCCGAATCAGTCTGGACGAGCGTCTTTTCCGGAGCCACGTTCGGCTTGCCGGTGTACGTCCTCTGGACGGCTGCGCTGGGGGCGATTATTGGTGTCGTCACCTTCGTCTGTTCGGTCGGGAATGTCCCGTTCGGCACCGTTCTCTGGACACGGGGGCTGCCATTCGGATCGGTGCTCTCGTACATCTTCGCTGACCTCATCGTCCCCCCGATCATGAAAGCCTACGACGAGTACTACGGAACGACGTTCGCGGCGGTTCTGTCTCTGATGATCTTCGTCGCTGCAGTCATCGTCGGGTTCGTGATTCACTTCCTCTTCCTGAGCGTCGGCCTCATCCCCTCGCGGGCTGCCGCCGAGGCTGCCGAGGTATCCATCGAACTCAACTACAAGCTCGTATTGAACGTCCTCGCGACTGTGTTCTTCCTGTTCCTCTACTGGCTCCACAATCAGGATTCAGTCGGCGGCGGGGAACGCAGTAGTGAAGACCACGCGACGATGATGAACTGA
- a CDS encoding ABC transporter ATP-binding protein, whose translation MNGASKGDDARGTADSSGDTVVSANSVEKTYDSILPFTRSVEVLDGATLHVERGQVVGIMGENGSGKSTLMGILAGVLDHDAGEVERAGSIGWCPQEPRLYDRLTVDETFQLFGTAYGMSDDEIVDARAWLTDVLDFERFRDRQIRHLSGGNRQKVNLSVALMHEPDLLLLDEPYTGFDWETFLAFWDLTEELRTRGVGVAIISHIINERDRFDVVYELHEGHLHRQEIGDDDGLSSEPTDDDVACERTASFIDEAGAGSGQRATAGQEESE comes from the coding sequence ATGAACGGAGCTTCCAAGGGTGACGACGCCAGAGGTACCGCGGACAGTTCTGGTGACACCGTCGTTAGTGCGAACAGCGTCGAGAAGACCTACGACTCTATCCTCCCGTTCACCCGATCCGTCGAAGTACTCGACGGCGCGACCCTCCACGTCGAGCGTGGACAGGTTGTCGGGATAATGGGCGAGAACGGGAGCGGGAAGTCGACGCTCATGGGCATCCTCGCCGGTGTCCTTGACCATGACGCCGGCGAGGTTGAACGGGCGGGCTCTATCGGCTGGTGTCCGCAGGAGCCGCGGCTGTACGACCGGCTGACCGTCGACGAGACCTTCCAACTGTTCGGAACTGCCTACGGGATGAGCGACGACGAGATCGTCGACGCCAGAGCGTGGCTGACCGACGTGCTGGACTTCGAGCGCTTCCGTGACAGGCAGATCCGCCACCTCAGCGGCGGGAACCGGCAGAAAGTCAACCTCTCGGTCGCGTTGATGCACGAGCCCGACCTCCTCCTCCTCGACGAACCGTACACCGGGTTCGACTGGGAGACGTTCCTGGCCTTCTGGGACTTAACTGAAGAGCTTCGCACCCGCGGCGTCGGTGTCGCCATCATCTCTCACATCATCAACGAGCGCGACCGGTTCGACGTCGTCTACGAGCTCCACGAAGGCCACCTCCACAGACAGGAGATCGGCGACGACGATGGCCTCAGCTCGGAGCCAACAGACGACGACGTCGCCTGCGAGCGGACCGCCTCATTTATCGACGAGGCTGGTGCCGGGAGCGGTCAGCGAGCGACCGCCGGACAGGAGGAAAGCGAATGA
- a CDS encoding AsnC family transcriptional regulator — MRDLDETDLEIIQLLMLDARRPYSEIADVVDLSAPAVSDRVERLQEMGIINRFTLDVDRSQLRGGIPVLITLDVESASHSAASIKDDLIDEGAIEHVFTTAEADLVLYARVPDTDIASWLADTIDTGAVDDFEVTLLAGANWAPELGETEFALSCAQCGNTVDSEGTATRIDGELYQFCCPSCEARFEEKYEQLREGAD; from the coding sequence ATGCGCGACTTGGACGAAACTGACCTCGAGATTATTCAGCTACTGATGTTGGACGCTCGTCGACCGTACAGTGAGATCGCAGATGTTGTAGACCTCTCAGCGCCAGCTGTGTCGGACCGAGTCGAACGGCTACAAGAGATGGGAATTATTAATCGGTTCACGCTTGACGTCGATCGCTCACAGCTCCGCGGCGGAATTCCGGTCCTGATTACGCTCGATGTCGAATCAGCCAGCCATAGCGCTGCATCGATCAAAGACGATCTCATCGACGAAGGCGCCATCGAACACGTATTTACCACTGCCGAAGCGGACCTAGTCCTGTACGCCAGAGTTCCAGATACAGACATCGCAAGCTGGCTTGCGGATACCATCGACACCGGAGCAGTCGACGACTTTGAGGTAACGCTTCTCGCAGGCGCTAACTGGGCACCAGAATTGGGGGAAACGGAGTTCGCGCTCTCCTGCGCTCAGTGTGGAAATACAGTTGACAGTGAAGGAACAGCCACCCGCATCGATGGAGAGCTGTACCAGTTCTGTTGTCCATCGTGTGAGGCTCGGTTTGAGGAGAAGTACGAGCAACTCCGAGAGGGGGCTGACTGA
- a CDS encoding heavy-metal-associated domain-containing protein has translation MTTTISVEGMTCGHCEQTVEETLQEIPGVTDATADREAEQAKVDGDADASVLVEAVEDAGYTAHA, from the coding sequence ATGACGACGACCATCAGCGTTGAGGGGATGACCTGTGGCCACTGTGAACAGACAGTAGAAGAAACGCTTCAAGAGATACCTGGCGTGACCGACGCGACCGCAGACCGGGAAGCTGAACAGGCGAAGGTGGATGGTGACGCCGACGCCTCGGTCCTCGTTGAGGCTGTCGAAGACGCCGGTTACACTGCCCACGCCTAA
- a CDS encoding copper-translocating P-type ATPase, with translation MDDHKDTAKNSQGGEDQQDTTSHQHEHGDHDEAVAESDEEGVEQELLEEEAHPAAAGEMASHEQHEHAGHEGDGHGHGSHEGHGEGHGGMHEGHEQMFRRRFFVSTLLSVPVLLYSEMLQEWLGFSVPTFPGSEWINPVFAVIVFAYGGVPFLQMAVPELKDRSPGMMTLISMAITVAFVYSLASVVFPTQSAFFWELVTLIDIMLLGHWIEMRSVRRASSAVDELAKLMPDTAERITDDGETEEVPVRELSEGDLVLVRPGASVPADGTVEEGDSDVNESMITGESKPVSKEPGDEVIGGTINGDGSLRVRVGATGEETTLAGIMRLVEEAQQSKSKTQVLADRAAGWLFYVALGAAVVTAIAWTVAVSFDATVIERVVTVLVIACPHALGLAIPLVVAINTSLAARNGMLVRDRIAMEDARNLDAIIFDKTGTLTEGEHGVVDMATVDGVDEDDALGLAAAVESDSEHMIARAIREAADERDVTTPDATAFEAIKGRGVRANVDGNEVYVGGPNLLAQLDSEIPDHLQHFADEAGQNAQTVVYLVRDGELIAAFAMADVIREESFRVVDALHDLGIEVAMLTGDSQDVANAVADELGIDTVFAEVLPQDKDEKVQELQDQGKLVGMVGDGVNDAPALTRADVGIAIGSGTDVAVQSADVILVQNNPMDVVRLVKLSKASYRKMQENIVWAAGYNVFAIPLAAGVLAPIGILLSPAVGALLMSLSTVIVAINAQLLRRVDLSIPELPSGTPATDAQPAD, from the coding sequence ATGGACGACCACAAAGATACAGCTAAGAATTCCCAGGGCGGAGAGGACCAGCAGGACACCACCAGTCACCAGCACGAACACGGCGACCACGATGAAGCGGTCGCGGAATCTGACGAGGAAGGGGTAGAACAGGAGCTACTAGAGGAGGAGGCTCACCCTGCTGCGGCAGGTGAGATGGCGTCCCACGAACAGCACGAACACGCCGGCCACGAGGGCGACGGGCACGGCCACGGTTCCCACGAGGGACACGGCGAGGGCCATGGCGGGATGCACGAAGGCCACGAGCAGATGTTCCGGCGACGCTTCTTCGTCTCGACACTCCTGTCGGTTCCCGTCCTCCTGTACAGCGAAATGCTGCAGGAGTGGCTCGGCTTCTCCGTCCCCACGTTCCCGGGGAGCGAGTGGATCAACCCGGTGTTCGCCGTCATCGTCTTCGCGTACGGTGGGGTCCCGTTCCTCCAGATGGCGGTGCCGGAGCTGAAAGACCGGTCGCCGGGGATGATGACGTTGATCTCGATGGCGATCACCGTCGCGTTCGTCTACAGTCTCGCGAGCGTGGTCTTCCCGACGCAGTCTGCGTTTTTCTGGGAACTCGTCACGCTGATCGACATCATGCTGCTGGGCCACTGGATCGAGATGCGGTCGGTCCGGCGGGCCTCCAGCGCGGTCGACGAACTGGCGAAACTGATGCCAGACACCGCCGAGCGTATTACCGACGACGGAGAAACCGAGGAGGTTCCCGTCAGGGAGCTCTCGGAAGGCGATCTCGTGCTCGTCCGGCCGGGCGCAAGTGTCCCTGCTGACGGCACCGTCGAGGAAGGTGATTCGGACGTCAACGAGTCGATGATCACTGGCGAGTCCAAGCCCGTCTCGAAGGAGCCTGGCGACGAGGTCATCGGCGGCACCATCAACGGCGATGGTAGTCTCCGCGTCCGTGTTGGCGCGACGGGCGAGGAGACGACGCTGGCGGGCATCATGCGTCTCGTCGAGGAAGCCCAGCAGAGCAAGTCCAAGACGCAGGTACTGGCCGACCGGGCGGCAGGCTGGCTGTTCTACGTCGCGCTCGGGGCGGCAGTCGTGACGGCGATTGCGTGGACCGTCGCGGTCTCGTTCGACGCGACCGTCATCGAGCGAGTCGTGACGGTGCTCGTCATCGCCTGCCCGCACGCCCTCGGGCTCGCCATTCCGCTGGTCGTCGCGATCAACACGTCGCTCGCCGCTCGCAACGGGATGCTCGTTCGCGACCGCATCGCGATGGAAGACGCACGGAATCTGGACGCGATCATCTTCGACAAGACAGGGACGCTTACTGAGGGTGAACACGGCGTCGTGGATATGGCGACCGTCGACGGCGTTGACGAGGACGACGCGCTCGGGCTGGCGGCAGCCGTCGAGAGTGACTCCGAACACATGATCGCCCGAGCGATCCGTGAGGCCGCCGACGAGCGAGATGTAACTACTCCTGACGCGACAGCCTTCGAGGCGATCAAAGGACGAGGGGTCCGGGCGAATGTCGACGGAAACGAGGTGTACGTCGGTGGCCCGAACCTGTTGGCCCAACTCGATAGCGAAATTCCCGACCATCTCCAGCACTTCGCTGACGAGGCCGGTCAGAACGCCCAGACTGTGGTGTATCTCGTTCGTGACGGAGAGCTGATCGCCGCCTTCGCGATGGCCGACGTGATCCGCGAGGAGAGTTTCCGCGTCGTCGACGCCCTCCACGATCTGGGCATCGAGGTGGCGATGCTGACTGGGGACTCCCAGGACGTCGCCAACGCTGTCGCCGACGAACTGGGCATCGACACGGTGTTCGCGGAGGTCCTACCCCAAGACAAGGACGAGAAAGTCCAGGAACTCCAGGACCAGGGCAAACTCGTGGGGATGGTCGGCGACGGCGTCAACGACGCGCCGGCGCTGACGCGAGCCGACGTCGGCATTGCGATCGGGAGTGGCACCGACGTCGCGGTCCAGTCGGCCGACGTTATTCTCGTGCAGAACAACCCGATGGACGTCGTTCGGCTGGTGAAGCTCAGTAAGGCGAGCTACCGGAAGATGCAGGAGAACATCGTCTGGGCCGCCGGCTACAACGTCTTCGCGATTCCGCTCGCAGCAGGCGTGTTGGCACCGATTGGGATTCTGCTGTCCCCCGCTGTGGGTGCACTTCTGATGTCGTTGAGTACGGTCATCGTCGCGATCAACGCTCAGCTGCTCCGCCGCGTGGACCTGTCCATCCCCGAGCTTCCAAGCGGGACACCAGCGACTGACGCACAACCTGCAGACTGA
- a CDS encoding RNA-guided endonuclease InsQ/TnpB family protein codes for MEKRRTVPVKLDVDSDDAALLEDTVDEFLWAANYVTRHAFEGEYVTTSKTTLHDDTYEDVRDETALHSNHVQAARNKAADACKSVVEKWKNGKKASRPYFTSPHVVYDHRTATFHDESVSLATVDGRIEADYVLPDNERETPHAEYIFSDEYETTGAELHYSNGSWMLHIHCKMEVESDTPEQDATENRTVLGVDLGVNNLAVASTGTFWTGDEFDHWRREYENRRGNLQQCGTRWAHENIQSVGRKEKGRFKITLHRISNELVAEAREYECSVIAFEDLTDIRDRTGASWGHKWAFNRLYEYVQYKAAEYGIDVEQVDPENTSRRCSTCGFTHPDNRESELFECLKCGYENHADYNAAKNIGLRYLRRTQTGSGGGAPVGVRLNSGTLNANGAYDSPADSVGQSGSPR; via the coding sequence ATGGAGAAGCGGCGTACTGTCCCGGTCAAGCTTGACGTGGACAGTGACGACGCCGCACTCCTCGAAGACACCGTCGACGAGTTTCTGTGGGCCGCCAACTACGTCACACGCCACGCGTTCGAGGGCGAATACGTCACGACGAGCAAAACCACGCTCCACGACGACACCTACGAAGACGTGCGCGACGAAACGGCGTTGCACAGCAATCACGTCCAAGCCGCCCGAAACAAGGCTGCTGACGCCTGCAAGAGCGTGGTCGAGAAGTGGAAAAACGGCAAGAAAGCGTCGAGGCCGTATTTCACCAGCCCACACGTCGTCTACGACCATCGCACCGCCACCTTCCACGACGAGTCCGTGTCGCTGGCGACTGTTGACGGTCGCATCGAAGCCGACTACGTGCTCCCCGACAACGAGCGAGAGACGCCCCACGCGGAATACATCTTCTCGGACGAGTACGAAACCACGGGAGCCGAACTGCACTACTCGAACGGCAGCTGGATGCTTCACATCCACTGCAAAATGGAGGTGGAGTCCGACACGCCGGAACAGGATGCCACCGAGAACAGAACGGTTCTCGGGGTAGACCTCGGCGTGAACAATCTGGCCGTCGCCTCGACGGGCACGTTCTGGACTGGTGATGAGTTCGACCACTGGCGGCGCGAATACGAGAACCGCCGTGGCAATCTCCAGCAGTGCGGGACGCGATGGGCGCATGAGAACATCCAATCCGTTGGACGGAAAGAGAAAGGCCGATTCAAGATCACGCTCCACCGTATATCGAACGAGTTGGTAGCTGAAGCCCGCGAGTACGAGTGTTCGGTGATAGCGTTCGAAGACCTGACGGACATCCGTGACCGCACTGGGGCGTCGTGGGGACACAAGTGGGCGTTCAACCGCCTCTACGAATACGTCCAGTACAAGGCCGCCGAGTACGGCATCGACGTAGAGCAGGTTGACCCGGAGAATACCTCTCGGCGGTGTTCGACGTGTGGGTTTACGCACCCGGATAATCGTGAGAGTGAGTTGTTCGAGTGTCTGAAGTGTGGCTACGAGAACCACGCTGACTACAACGCCGCGAAGAATATTGGACTGCGGTATCTCCGTCGGACCCAAACTGGCTCCGGTGGAGGCGCACCCGTAGGCGTGCGCTTGAACAGCGGGACGCTGAACGCGAACGGGGCGTATGATTCTCCTGCCGACAGTGTCGGCCAGAGCGGGAGTCCACGCTGA